One region of Bactrocera neohumeralis isolate Rockhampton chromosome 5, APGP_CSIRO_Bneo_wtdbg2-racon-allhic-juicebox.fasta_v2, whole genome shotgun sequence genomic DNA includes:
- the LOC126760063 gene encoding integrator complex subunit 2: MANITSRVFAAMQNLDIAALSTYPSHEIRPVLPSLVRMSLLSPLDNTESSMESRKQILAVLIGIEVVNSIVSYLQVNYHELEQELKKELQARQKSVYFEGQQHEFGLQTGIALGFERADVTRKVRVVLSEIFNIQWQLSDQKTFLQSEILDDGIYLEEVVDILCIALAELPSLLNILELADALVHVQNGQRIICALVANFPDCYRDVVTHIILNCDEESNEGKLKLSLLMALNEMNPSQALPTRSICVEILKVPSFMLKLCLKFPEDLVAFLTGMLLGNDQNVRTWFAIYIRSSQKRKSDALNLVRVELLQQLQKNVQKSLNPGNGEDYTVQGVVLMRLYCALRGIAGLKFNDDEVNMLTQLVTSRPQPTQSGLRFVSLALCMLIACPSLVSTTVLENKSVEWLQWLIKEDKFFGRKSDTSASLGEMLLLLAIHFHSNQITAISELVCSTLAMKIPIRPNSTNRIKQVFTQDLFTEQVVASHAVRVPVTPNLNANISGYLSVHCIHQLLKSRAFLKHKVPIKLWIYKQICNSVRPVHPVMPALIEVYVNSLIVPNPLGKVNVDHMHKPFSETEILHIFKSSKATTIDNKNFFGATQTISIGATSAELEEIVGIEVKCNLTAQLLILYYLVLYEETRLSNTHNQSTAGRKIKEYTNNFLAELPMKYLLQKAEQYQNDYAGLFHPLLRLIISNYPHLSMVDDWMEEHYVSNPVSPNLMVNKQIERALVIKALEKISTKPAIAIRVFKALLKLPAEDLAQYTDLIVENMSKVFQKNVPRIIQELYKDIWLRLNSVLPTSFWKMSLNSVMNAETGATRCTYVNEDLLDPLQVLRCGKHVFYSPYTLMILLRILQGSLAASKAFLNIQMQSKQILDKNGQLQSDSDRDELKTALIASQESAAVHILLEVLADMNKNAKDTVATFSLRETQGIICSFIHQAFISEPSLAKLVHFQTYPREVIPMMVMGVPSMHICIDFLHEFLSMPEMDKQIFTIDLASHLVLKYAIPKSLSVSKFCINTVQSSLSLLSTHAKCKFLSNILPALIRFAEAFPILVDDCINILMLTGKSLHSQGTLGINSTQMQLTSNTKQKCFKDTQQYISMIEEAFETLITKIVNKVELY, from the exons ATGGCAAATATAACTTCAAGAGTTTTTGCGGCCATGCAAAATTTGGATATTGCAGCTCTTTCCACTTATCCATCTCACGAAATACGTCCGGTGTTACCTTCACTAGTACGGATGAGTTTATTGTCCCCTCTTGATAACACGGAATCATCAATGGAATCGCGTAAACAAATTTTAGCGGTTCTCATTGGAATTGAAGTTGTAAATAGTATAGTTTCATACTTGCAAGTGAATTACCATGAGTTAGAacaggaattaaaaaaagagcTGCAAGCACGGCAGAAGTCGGTGTACTTCGAAGGGCAGCAGCATGAATTTGGTTTACAAACCGGTATAGCTCTCGGATTTGAGCGCGCAGATGTTACTCGGAAGGTGCGAGTTGTTTTATCTgagatttttaatattcaatGGCAATTATCGgatcaaaaaacatttttgcaatCAGAGATTCTGGACGATGGAATCTATTTGGAGGAAGTTGTCGATATTTTATGTATTGCCTTGGCGGAACTTCCTTccttattgaatattttggaaTTAGCGGATGCTTTGGTGCATGTGCAAAATGGACAACGTATTATTTGCGCTTTAGTGGCAAATTTTCCTGATTGCTACAGGGATGTGGTTACACATATTATTCTGAATTGTGATGAAGAAAGTAATGAAGGGAAACTAAAACTCTCATTATTAATGGCGCTAAATGAAATGAACCCATCTCAAGCATTGCCAACGCGATCTATATGTGTAGAGATTCTAAAAGTTCCATCTTTTATGCTCAAACTTTGTTTAAAGTTTCCCGAAGACTTG GTGGCCTTTCTCACTGGAATGCTACTCGGCAATGATCAAAATGTTCGGACGTGGTTCGCTATTTATATAAGGTCAAGCCAGAAAAGAAAGAGCGACGCATTGAATTTAGTGCGAGTAGAGCTATTGCAACAGttgcaaaaaaatgttcaaaaatctttaaatcCAGGAAATGGGGAAGATTATACTGTACAAGGAGTGGTGTTAATGCGTTTATATTGCGCTTTGCGTGGAATAGCCGGATTGAA ATTTAATGATGACGAAGTCAATATGTTAACTCAACTAGTTACTAGCCGCCCACAACCAACACAATCTGGACTTCGATTCGTCTCATTGGCCCTTTGTATGCTTATTGCGTGTCCATCTCTTGTATCAACAACAGTTCTTGAAAATAAATCAGTTGAATGGCTACAATGGCTTATAAAGGAAGATAAATTTTTTGGCAGAAAGTCAGACACCTCTGCATCTCTGGGTGAAATGTTGCTCTTGCTCGCAATACATTTCCATAGCAATCAAATAACTGCCATCAGCGAGTTAGTTTGTTCTACTTTAGCCATGAAAATTCCTATTCGTCCAAATAGTACAAATCGTATAAAACAAGTTTTCACACAAGATCTATTTACTGAACAAGTGGTCGCATCTCATGCAGTTCGCGTGCCAGTAACACccaatttaaatgcaaatatttccgGTTATCTTTCGGTCCATTGTATACATCAATTATTGAAATCTCGAGCATTTTTAAAGCATAAAGTTCCTATTAAACTATGGATTTACAAGCAAATCTGTAATTCTGTGCGACCAGTTCATCCTGTAATGCCAGCTTTAATAGAAGTTTATGTTAATTCGTTAATAGTACCGAATCCGTTGGGGAAAGTCAATGTTGATCACATGCATAAACCATTCTCTGAAAccgaaattttacatatttttaaatcatcGAAAGCTACtactattgataataaaaactTCTTTGGAGCCACCCAAACTATTTCAATTGGCGCTACATCCGCAGAATTGGAGGAAATAGTGGGCATTgaagtaaaatgtaatttaacgGCTCAACTACTTATACTATATTATTTGGTTCTTTATGAAGAGACTCGTCTTTCTAATACACACAATCAGTCTACCGCcggaagaaaaataaaagagtatACCAATAACTTCCTGGCAGAGCTGCCTATGAAGTATTTGTTGCAGAAAGCGGAACAATATCAAAATGATTACGCTGGTCTATTTCATCCATTACTTCGCTTAATTATCTCCAACTATCCTCATTTGAGCATGGTTGACGATTGGATGGAGGAGCACTATGTATCTAATCCAGTATCACCAAACCTCATGGTGAATAAACAAATTGAACGTGCTCTTGTTATTAAGGCACTTGAAAAAATAAGTACGAAACCGGCAATAGCAATACGGGTTTTTAAAGCGCTTTTAAAGCTGCCTGCTGAAGATCTTGCGCAATATACAGATTTAATAGTTGAAAACATGTCAAAAGTTTTTCAGAAAAACGTTCCACGAATTATTCAAGAACTCTATAAGGATATATGGTTACGACTTAATTCGGTTTTACCTACTAGTTTTTGGAAAATGTCTTTAAATTCTGTAATGAATGCGGAAACTGGTGCTAcaagatgtacatatgttaatgaAGATTTATTGGATCCATTACAGGTTCTAAG GTGCGGTAAACATGTGTTTTACTCTCCTTACACGTTAATGATACTGCTCCGAATACTTCAAGGAAGTTTGGCCGCATCTAAAGCTTTTCTCAACATACAAATGCAATCTAAACAGATATTAGATAAAAATGGTCAGTTACAAAGTGATAGTGATCGCGATGAATTGAAGACAGCATTAATTGCATCTCAGGAGAGCGCAGCTGTGCATATACTTCTGGAGGTTTTAGCAGACatgaacaaaaatgcaaaagacaCGGTAGCAACGTTTTCGTTACGAGAAACGCAAGGCATAATATGCTCATTTATACATCAGGCTTTTATATCCGAACCTTCCTTAGCTAAACTAGTTCACTTCCAAACATATCCACGAGAAGTTATACCAATGATGGTAATGGGAGTCCCTtcaatgcatatatgtatagattTTTTGCATGAATTTCTCAGTATGCCGGAAAtggataaacaaatttttacaatcGATTTAGCATCACATCTCGTTCTTAAATACGCTATACCCAAAAGTTTGAGTGTCTCAAAATTCTGTATTAACACAGTCCAATCTTCCTTATCTCTACTTTCCACACATGCTAAGTGCAAATTTTTAAGTAACATTCTTCCGGCCCTTATACGATTCGCGGAAGCTTTCCCAATTTTAGTTGACGACTGTATTAATATTTTGATGTTAACTGGAAAGAGTTTGCATTCACAGGGAACTTTAGGTATTAACTCAACTCAAATGCAACTTACatcaaatacaaaacaaaagtgcTTCAAGGATACACAACAATATATAAGCATGATAGAGGAAGCTTTTGAAACGCTGATTACTAAAATTGTGAATAAAGTTGAACTGTACTGA